The Polyangium aurulentum genomic interval TGCGTCGCCGTGGTGACGCTGAGCCGGCGCAAGCTCCAGGAGACGGGCGGTCGAAGGCTCAAGCTCCTGAACGGCGCGGTCATGGTGCTGATCGGATTGGTGCTGATCCTCGCGCCTGCCTGGCTCGTCTCGTGAGAGGCGGCGGGTTCATCCGGCGGAGCGATTGCCCGTTCGAATGGTGAGCACGGGGATGGGCGAGTGGCGCACCACCTTCTCGGCGACACTGCCGAGCAGCGCGCGCTTGATTCCGCTGCGGCCGTGCGTGCCCATGACGATGAGGTCGGCGGATACCTCCCACGCATGGCAACCGATCCGACCAAGCAGCTCGGTCCTCGAAACGCGCTCGATCTCATCGGGGCTGAGCCGACCTTGCATGCTGGCTCTCCTGGGGAGGCGAGCGCAGTTGCGTCAATCAGGGAGGGCGGGTTCCGCACTGGTCTAGAAGCTTCGCGCGCCGCATATTGGCGGCATGCGCGCGCTCGTCCTCTCCGAACTCCGCCGCCCGCTCCAGCTCGTCGAAAGACCCGACCCGACGCCCGGCCCCGGTCAGGTGCTCCTGCGCGTACGCGCCTGCGCCGTCTGCCGGACCGATTTGCACCTCGTGGACGGCGAGCTACCCGATCCAAAGCTGCCCATCGTTCCCGGCCACGAGATCGTGGGCGAGGTGCTTTCGGAGGTGCCGCTGCCCGGCGGGGCGCCGCGCTTCTCGCGTGGGGCTCGCGTGGGCGTACCCTGGCTCGGTTTCACGTGCGGCGAATGCGAACATTGTATTGCCGGACGTGAAAACCTATGCAACAGGGCGCGCTTTACCGGATACCAGATTGACGGCGGCTTCGCCGAGCGCGTGGTTGCCGACGCTCGGTATTGCTTCCCGATCCCCGAAGGATATCCCGACCTCCAGGCCGCGCCGCTGCTCTGCGCGGGGCTCATTGGCTATCGTACGCTGCGGATGGCGGGGGACGCGGGGCGAATCGGCATCTACGGTTTCGGCGCGGCAGCGCATATCGTGGTGCAGGTGGCGCGGCACCAGGGGCGGCGGGTCTTGGGCTTCGTGCGGGCCGGCGACGAGAAAAGCAGGGAGTTCGCCCTCGCGATGGGCGCCGAATGGGCCGGCGCATCGAACGAGGCGCCGCCCGTGGAGCTCGACGCGGCCTTGATCTTCGCACCCGCAGGCGAACTCGTGCCCGCCGCGCTGCGCGCCGTGCGCAAGGGCGGGAGCGTGGTTTGCGGAGGGATCCACATGAGCGACATCCCCTCATTTCCGTATTCGATTCTCTGGGGCGAGCGCGTGCTGCGCTCGGTGGCAAATCTGACGCGGCAAGACGGCGAGGAGTTCCTGGCGCTGGCGCCGCGCGTGCCCGTGCGGACCGAGGTGAACGTCTATCCGCTGGAGAAGGGAGCCGCTGCGCTGGAGGATTTGCGACACGGGCGATTCTCGGGGGCCGCAGTGCTGGTGCCGTCCTGAGACCCGCCCCGCTCGACGCGCCCGACCTGCTCCCCTTGGGTCATGGTGCGAAATCATGTCGGGTCGGCACCCTCAAGCGGCGTACACGCCCCCTACAATGGCTCCATGGCTCATCGCACACGGAAGGCGCTCGGCGCGGGTACACCAGGGTTTGGAATGACAACTTGCGCACCCGCGCCGAGCACCCGTAAAAGGTGCGACGAGACGTGGCCGGAGGCAAAAGGGCGGACCTGCTATCGCGGTCGGCGCCGGTTCGACGACAAAGCGCTCGGTGCGCTTTGCGCATCGACCAGGCAAGGCGGTGCGCGAGGGCGACGCTGTCGATGCTCGTCGAGGTGGTCGAGCGCCTAGAAATCCGCGGTCTCGCCGTCACCTCGGCGTGAACAGCAGGTCGAAGACGCCCCGCCTGGAAAGCTCCGCCTCGTCGAGGGGGACGTCCACGCCGCGCTTCAGCTCCCGCGTCGCATAGCCCAGGCCGGACAGGATCGCGCGCACCTTCCGATAGCTGCCGCCATTGCGCCCCGAGCGGTCGCCGCGCACCTCGCACCAGAGATGGGGCCGATGACCGCGCTCGAGGAACGCGCGCATTCCGGCCACCGCCTGCTCCTCGAACCCCTCCACGTCGATCTTGACCAGGCGAATGGCGGACTCGTCGCCGAACTCCCCCTGCTCGGCCATCGCGGAGAACGTACGGACGGGGACTTTGCCCTCGCCCTTGATATAGGCCGGGGAGGCAAAGAGCGACGTGGCGCCCGGGTTGCCTTCCTCGTAATAAAGCGGCATCTCCCCGGGCTCGTCGGAGAATGCGACGGCGAGGACCTTGCCGAAGACGGCCTCGTTGCGCTTCAAGAATGCGCTGTGCTGCGGATCCGGCTCGACGACGACGGTCACGAGCCCTTGCGCGCGGGCGACCAGCGCATACATGCCGAGGTTTGCCCCCACGTCGACGAACGTGCCGCCCTGCCGGGCGAAGCGCCGGATGTAGCGCCCGAGCTCGCTGCTCTCGTAGTGGCGAAGGACGTTATGGAAGGCGTATGAAAGGAGCCGCTCCTGGGCGTGATCCGCGTCGATCCGCAGCGCGCCCCAGGGCGTCTCGATGGCGTCCCCGACCGCCGTCCACCGGCAGAGCGGATCCAACGCATCGAAGAGCCTATCGCGCCAGCGCCCCGCGATCGGCAGGTCCATCGGAATCAACCGGGTGATGCTGCGAACGAGCGACATGGACTTTCCTCGGGAGAGCGGGCGCAGTTCGAGGAGGGTACTCGCCCGGAGCCTCGAAACAAGCGAAAACGCGGGTGATAGTCGAAATTGACCAGCGGCTGCCAACGCCGACCGCCTCCACCACGGTCCGCGGGGCTCTCCGGGGCGCTCCGCCATTGAACCTGCATCCGGGCCGGGGCGAGCTCGACCATGAGATCGACGTGCCGCCCTTCCGGTGGTCGCCGCGATTGCGGCGCCTCTTGCGCAGGCACGCGGCCACGTCGGTCGGCTTCTTCGTCAAGAGGGGCGCTTGAACGCCCACGCGGGGGCCCGCTCGACCGCGAAGCGGATGGTGCGCAGCGCCGAGCGCGCGATCTTCTGATCGAGCGTGAGCGGGCGCTGCGGCATCTTGCGCGAAAGGTAGGCCTGCAGGTAGCGCTCGAACTCCTCGCTCTTGTCGACCGAGGTGACCTCCTCGACGCTGGTCGTGAACTTGCGCAATTTCCTGATCAGCTTTCCGAGGCCGTCCATGTAATCGTGCCGCATGAGCAACTCGGGCGCGTACACCACGCGCATGCCCGGAAACGTCTTCTCGATGCGGTAGGCGAGGTAAATGCCCTCGTGGCCGAAGAGCTTGTCGGGAAAACCGCCCGACAGGAGGTAGACGCGGCGGCGGATGGCCATGTGGCCCTCGGTGATGAGCGCGTCCTCGATCATCTCGTCGCCGCGGTCGTAGTGGCCGGCGAGCGTGCAGAAGTAAGGGTGCTCCTTGGCGACGATCCGGCCGCGCATTGCCGCGATCTTGGGATCCTCGAAAATGCGGCAGACGACCTCGACGAACGTGGGGGCGACGAGGCCGTCGTCGTCGACGATGGCGACGTACTCGCCGCGAGCCCAGGCCATGGCAGTATTGCGCGCCTCGTTGAGCAAGATGCCGTCGCGCAGGCGCAGGTCGATGTCGCAGAGCGAGGCGGTGCGAGATCGCAGGTGCTCGAGGCCGCCGCTGTCGGCGAGCAGGATCTCGTAGGGGACGTCACGCGCGGTCTGCGCTCGCAGGTGCTGCAGGCACTCGATCAGGTACTCGCGCGGGCGATAGCTGACGACGATGATCGTGAGCTTCGGCGAGGGGACGAGCCGATGGACGACGAGGTCTTTCACCTCGTGCGCGTAGCGAGCGCGCCACGCCTGTTGCTCTGCGCGCTCGTCCTCGGGCAGTCCATCGCGATCGGGGAGGCTTTGGGCCGTGGTAGAGGCCGTCATGGCCGCTCCCCTTACCAGACCGGGCGGATCACGGCAAGGCGCGCGGCCACCTCGGCGAAGACAGCGCTCCGGCACGCGGCCGGGTTCCCGGCGCGTGCTGGACCCGCCACAGCAAACTGGGCATAGCACGCGCGGGTTCACCCGTGGTCATGGCGGTCGAGAAGGATTTGAGTAGTGGAAAACGAGCTGCCGGATCCGAGCCGGCCCGTGCGTGGGGATAGTCATGAATTCTGCGCCTGCATTTCCGCTCGGGGCCGCTCCTCGCTAGCTCTTTTTCACCGGGAAAGGTGGGGTCGGCAAGACCACGCTCGCGTGCGCGACGGCAATCGCGCTCGCGGACGATGGCAAACGCGTCCTCCTCGTCAGCACGGACCCGGCCTCGAACCTCGACGAGATGCTCGGCCTCGCGCTGGGGATGACCCCGCGAGCACAAACTCGCGCCCGTGGACCGTCGCCATGCGGCACGCGCGTCGTTCGTCCTCGGCATCTCGTCCATCATCGGCTCGCGATTGCCGCTCGTCCCCTTTTTCCTCCTGCCTGTTCGCGTAGGCATGGTCGTCTCCGTCGCCGTGGCTGCGCTCTCGCTGTTCGCGGTCGGCGCATACAAGGCCCACGTCACGACGGGCCGCCCGTCGAGGAGCGGCCTCGCGCTCGCGGCCATTGGCCTTGCGACGGCTCTGGTGGGCTACGCCGTGGGCGCATTACTCGAAGTGCGCCCCTGACACAGTTGCCGTCGAGGCGGCCTGGCTCCATGACTTGGAACAGAGCCCGGCATATTCAAGTCGGGCGGAGGGGGCTGACATGCACGCAAAACTGCAAGGGTTCGAGGAACTGAATCGCAGGGTCTGGGGTGACAAGGTGGTCCTGGGCCTCACCGCTCATACGCTCGGGGGAATCGGAGTCGGCCTCCTTTCCGCCAAGCGCGCGAGCAAGATGCAGCGGCGGGTCGGCTTCGGACTCATCGCAATCTCCACGCTGGCGCACATCTACGCGTTGATGACGATGCGCCTCGGGAACGAGGCGTCCGGCGGCAAAGCGCAGCCACGAGCCTGACGCGCTCTCCCCTTCAAACCCACACGATTGCAGCATGGTCATTCTGCAGGGCTGACACGCCAGTCACTTGACACAATGCGCGCGATGAAGATCCACCTGTTGCCGACAGTTCGTGCGTTCGAGGCACTGCACAGCCGCCCCGAGGGGCTCGACGCTGACGATGCGGAGCGACGCCTCGGCGAGCTCGGGCCGAACGAGGTGGAGCGTCCCGAGCGCGAGCCGCTCGTCAAGCGCGCCGCCCGCGAGCTCACGCATTTCTTCGCGCGGATCCTCTGGGCTGCCGCAGAAGAAGCGGCCCATCAGCGTGTCCGCTGCCACCTGGCCAGTCAGATCCACGGCGAGCGCTGCGTTGATGGCGATCAGCCGCGACGGGGCCGCCCTGGAGACTTAGCGGCACGGCCTGTACGAGAAGGTGTAGACGACCCCGGTGCCCTCGTATTGCGTGGCATCCACGACCATCTCGTTCGTCTCGTTGGGGAGGGTGGTGCCGTGCAGATCGATGCGGGTGGTCGTCGCCACGGTCACCTGATTCGCGCACACGCTCCAGCCAGGGAAGCTGTCGACGACGTGGAAGCTGTCCTGGAGCCCGCGCGCCAGGTTGGTCACCTGGGTATACGGACGCAGGGTTCCGTACTTGTAACGACGCCGGATCTGGCCGGACACGTTGGGTCCCGTGTCGGCATAGCCCAGATATTCCACCCGCGTCAGGCTGATCTGCATGGGCGACGGTAGCCGCACGACGAAGTTCACGTTGCACGCCTTGCTCTCGCCGGGCGGCGTTTCCGTGGCAAACTCGTCGAAATTCACCGTGAGCCGGTGGTTCACCGCATCATAGACGGAACGTGCGCTTCCCCGCGGGCAACCGTTCCCCGCGTACGTGAATCCGACGATCTGCGGCGCGACCTGCGCTGCGGCCATGTCGGGCGCGATGAACGCGCTTATGGCGGCCGCTGCGGCGGCGGCACAGAGTATCTTGTCGTTTCTCGGCATGATCGCCTCTCCTCCTGATCACTCTTGTTCTCGCCGAAGCAAATCCGCGCGTCCTAGCAGGGCTTGAGGTCGAAGTAGAAGACGACCCTGGTGTTGCGCTGCAGCGCGTCCAGGGCCAACTCATTGACGCGGCCAGGGCTCGCGTTGCCGCTGAGATCGAGCCTGGCGTTCATCAGCACCGTCTCCTGCGTGGTGCACGCAGTCGCCCAGGGGACGTCGTCGACGAGGCGGAAGCTGTCCCGCTCGCCCGGGTCGAATCGATGGATATACTCGTTCGGCTCCGAGGGCCCGAACTTGTACCAGCGCCGGAACGTCCCGCTGACACTGGGCTCGGTGTCGATGTATCCAAGGTACTCGATCCGGTCAAGGCTGATCTGGAACGGCCCCGGCACGCGGAGCACGAAGCTCAAGGTGCATGCGGCGCTGCGGCCGGGGGGAAGCGTGGTAGCGAACTGGTCGAAATTGAGCGTGAGCGTCTCGTTCACCGAATCCCAGACCGTGCCCACGGTACCCGCCGGGCACCCATTGCCACCGTGCGTGAAATCGACGATCTCCGCGGAGACTTGCGCTCTCGCGAGATCGGGCGCCAGCAGCGTGCCCCCCCGCGACGGACAGGACGGCGAGGGCCTGGAGCGTCTTTTTTCCATTCGTCATGATGATATTCCCCTTCCAGAATGGTCGGTCGTTCACACGGAACTCTCATGGTGAAGGATAAGGCTGCGCGCCCCGAGAGGCTCGCTAGCACCCCCGGAAAGCGAACTCGTAGACGAGCTTCGAGTCGTACTGGATGGTGTCGACGACCATCTCGTTCGTGTGCGCGCCGCTGGGCGTGCCGCCGAGATCGATGCGCACGTTCGTGTTCACGGTGACCTGGTTGGTGCATACGCTCCAGCCCGGGAACTCGTCGACGATGTAGTAATCGCCCACGTGGCCTGGGGTCAGGCGCTCCTCCAAGGTGCGCGGGGCGTTGTCCCCGTACTTGTAGCGACGCTAGAGCCGCCCGAAGACGCCCGGCTCGGTGTCGGCGTACCCCAGGTATTCGACCCTGTTCAGGCTCACCTGAAGTCGCGAGGGCACGCGCACGACGAAAGTCAGCGAGCAGTTCTTGCTCTCGCCCGGGGGTAGCTTCACCCCGAACTGGTCGAAGCTCAGCGTGAGCTTGTTGTTCACGTCGTCGAAGACGTAGCCCACGGAACCTGCCGGGCATCCTCCCCCCGCGTGCGTAAAACCGACGATCTGGACCCCCTCCTGCGCCGGGGCGACACCCGATACCAGCAGCAAGCTCAGGGCGGCAGCCGCACCGCCGAGGGTAGAGAGCGCTCTCGTTGTGTTCCGCATTATCGTGCCCTCCCATCCGCGTTGCTCCGAAAGCCGATTCTTACGGTATCGATATCGCGTCGAAGATGCCTGCTTCAGTACCCCCGGAAAGCGAACTGGTAGACGAGCTTCGAATCGTACTGGATGGTGTCGACGACCATCTCGTTCATGTGCGCGCCGCTGGGCGTGCCGCCGAGATCGATGCGCACGTTCGTGTTCACGGTGACCTGGTCGGTGCATACGCTCCAGCCCGGGAACTCGTCGACGATGTAGTAATCGCCCACGGAGCCTGGAGTCAGGCGCCTCTCCAAGCTGAGCGGGGCGTTGTTCCCGTACTTGTAGCGACGCCAGAGCCGCCCGAAGACGCCCGGCTCGGTGTCGGCGTACCCCAGGTATTCGACCCTGTTCAGGCTCACTTGAAGCCGCGAGGGCACGCGCACGACGAAGCTCACCGCGCAGTTCCTGCTCTCGCCCGGGGGTAGCCTCACCCCGAACTGGTCGAAGTTCAGCGTGAGCTTGTTGTTCACGTCGTCGAAAACGTGACCCACGGTGCCTGCCGGGCATCCGCTCCCCGCGTGCGTAAACGCGACGATCTGGACCTCCTCCTGCGCCGCTGCGCGGCCCGATACGAGCAAGAAGCTCAGCGCTGCCGCGGCGCCGCCGAGGGTAGAGAGCATTCTCGTTGTGTTTCGCATCATCCTTCCCCTCCCACCCGCACAGTTCAGGAAGCGAAGATCACGCGTCACGACAGGGTTCCTGGCATCCCCGCCGCTTCCAGCACATTGCCTCTAATCGATTTTTGAATCTCCCTACCATAGACCTTCTGCTTGTACAGCATTACGATGCCGACCGATCACCATTGACGGCACCGAAGAGGCTCGACAGGTAGAAGAGCGGCGGCACGAATCTCGGGGCCATTGCTCTTCTCCAGGCCGAGAGGCTCGGCGTGACCGTCGACTCGGCACGGCAACGCTCCGTGCAGCTTCCGTTCCCCAGCGGATCCATGGAACAGGACGCTTAGGCTATCCTGCCCCCTGACGGCCCGGCCCATCATCGAGAAAGGCGGCCTAGCATCTCTCACAAGAGGAGCCACAGCGCCGCCGCTCCGAGAAACCAGGCCGAAAGCACAAATGTTGGCCCCCAGCCGATCATGGATCGAGCAGACGTATCCGTCTGAGCAGATCGGCCAGCGAAGCGCGCATACGCTGCACATCCTCACGGTGTGTCGAGATGGCGACCGGAGCGGCCGCCCCAAGAGAGCCGGGTATCTAGGCGAGAGGACGGAAGCGCGTGACGCTCGCGCGGTCGTGCAATGGAGCAGAGGCGTGGAGCGTCAGTTACCGACGGGCGCCCGTCTTCCATGAGTCGGACCGCCCATCATGCTCGGACTCGCCGGGAAAGAACTCGGTGTCCCGCTGGGCTGCCAGCAATGCATCGGTCTGCACCCGGAGCCCGCCTGGCTTGGTTGCCTCGACACGGATCCAGGAAAGCGCCCGGCAGCAAAAGAGATCGCCGCGCTGCTCGAGCAGCGCGGTCGGGAAACCCCATCCGGCACGAGGCGGTCGCGAGCGGAATGAGGCGGACGCATCCGGACTGATCCCGAGCGCGTCCGCCGCGGTGACGTACAGACCCGCGGCGAACGTCACCGCGTGCTCGAGCGCGCGCTGGAGGCCGTGGACGCCGACCATACATGTGCCTCGAGCACCGCCATTCAGGCGTCGGGTTGCCAATGATTCGCCCCTACATGCCGCGCATCTGCTCGTTCATGATCAGGAATGCGCCCAGGCCGTGCAGGTCGTTGGTCACCCGATCGCGGGCGAGATAATAGCGCAGGTCGCCGATGACAGTGCCGATGGAGGTATCGACTAGGTGGACCATCCCGTGCTCGTCGAGGGAGATCTTGTCGAGCACGCCGCGGTAACCTCGAGCGGCGACGGAGCCGTAGGTCCGGTCGACGTAGCCGCGCTGCACGGCGCGCGAAGTGACGAACGTGTACATGCAGGAGCAGGAGGTCTCGGTCCAGTTCCCCGGCAGATCGCCCTTGTTCACGACCTGGAACCATCGGCCGGTCTGCGCGTCCTGGTAACGCTGGAACGCCCGGACCAGGTCCTGCACGAGGGTGATGACCTGCCGGCGGCGCGGATGGTTGGCCGGGATCATCTCCAGGATGTCGATTGCCGTCA includes:
- a CDS encoding zinc-dependent alcohol dehydrogenase family protein; this encodes MRALVLSELRRPLQLVERPDPTPGPGQVLLRVRACAVCRTDLHLVDGELPDPKLPIVPGHEIVGEVLSEVPLPGGAPRFSRGARVGVPWLGFTCGECEHCIAGRENLCNRARFTGYQIDGGFAERVVADARYCFPIPEGYPDLQAAPLLCAGLIGYRTLRMAGDAGRIGIYGFGAAAHIVVQVARHQGRRVLGFVRAGDEKSREFALAMGAEWAGASNEAPPVELDAALIFAPAGELVPAALRAVRKGGSVVCGGIHMSDIPSFPYSILWGERVLRSVANLTRQDGEEFLALAPRVPVRTEVNVYPLEKGAAALEDLRHGRFSGAAVLVPS
- a CDS encoding FkbM family methyltransferase, with the translated sequence MSLVRSITRLIPMDLPIAGRWRDRLFDALDPLCRWTAVGDAIETPWGALRIDADHAQERLLSYAFHNVLRHYESSELGRYIRRFARQGGTFVDVGANLGMYALVARAQGLVTVVVEPDPQHSAFLKRNEAVFGKVLAVAFSDEPGEMPLYYEEGNPGATSLFASPAYIKGEGKVPVRTFSAMAEQGEFGDESAIRLVKIDVEGFEEQAVAGMRAFLERGHRPHLWCEVRGDRSGRNGGSYRKVRAILSGLGYATRELKRGVDVPLDEAELSRRGVFDLLFTPR
- a CDS encoding glycosyltransferase family 2 protein, giving the protein MTASTTAQSLPDRDGLPEDERAEQQAWRARYAHEVKDLVVHRLVPSPKLTIIVVSYRPREYLIECLQHLRAQTARDVPYEILLADSGGLEHLRSRTASLCDIDLRLRDGILLNEARNTAMAWARGEYVAIVDDDGLVAPTFVEVVCRIFEDPKIAAMRGRIVAKEHPYFCTLAGHYDRGDEMIEDALITEGHMAIRRRVYLLSGGFPDKLFGHEGIYLAYRIEKTFPGMRVVYAPELLMRHDYMDGLGKLIRKLRKFTTSVEEVTSVDKSEEFERYLQAYLSRKMPQRPLTLDQKIARSALRTIRFAVERAPAWAFKRPS
- a CDS encoding VIT1/CCC1 transporter family protein — protein: MDRRHAARASFVLGISSIIGSRLPLVPFFLLPVRVGMVVSVAVAALSLFAVGAYKAHVTTGRPSRSGLALAAIGLATALVGYAVGALLEVRP
- a CDS encoding DUF4360 domain-containing protein, with the translated sequence MPRNDKILCAAAAAAAISAFIAPDMAAAQVAPQIVGFTYAGNGCPRGSARSVYDAVNHRLTVNFDEFATETPPGESKACNVNFVVRLPSPMQISLTRVEYLGYADTGPNVSGQIRRRYKYGTLRPYTQVTNLARGLQDSFHVVDSFPGWSVCANQVTVATTTRIDLHGTTLPNETNEMVVDATQYEGTGVVYTFSYRPCR
- a CDS encoding DUF4360 domain-containing protein; this encodes MEKRRSRPSPSCPSRGGTLLAPDLARAQVSAEIVDFTHGGNGCPAGTVGTVWDSVNETLTLNFDQFATTLPPGRSAACTLSFVLRVPGPFQISLDRIEYLGYIDTEPSVSGTFRRWYKFGPSEPNEYIHRFDPGERDSFRLVDDVPWATACTTQETVLMNARLDLSGNASPGRVNELALDALQRNTRVVFYFDLKPC
- a CDS encoding DUF4360 domain-containing protein codes for the protein MRNTTRALSTLGGAAAALSLLLVSGVAPAQEGVQIVGFTHAGGGCPAGSVGYVFDDVNNKLTLSFDQFGVKLPPGESKNCSLTFVVRVPSRLQVSLNRVEYLGYADTEPGVFGRL
- a CDS encoding DUF4360 domain-containing protein, whose protein sequence is MLSTLGGAAAALSFLLVSGRAAAQEEVQIVAFTHAGSGCPAGTVGHVFDDVNNKLTLNFDQFGVRLPPGESRNCAVSFVVRVPSRLQVSLNRVEYLGYADTEPGVFGRLWRRYKYGNNAPLSLERRLTPGSVGDYYIVDEFPGWSVCTDQVTVNTNVRIDLGGTPSGAHMNEMVVDTIQYDSKLVYQFAFRGY
- a CDS encoding glycoside hydrolase family 88/105 protein, with product MDSQLWADGVYMVLPFLAGYGVQFGQRASTDEEVARQLLIYAHHLQGGSGLLYHAWDEKRAQPWADPATGRSPEPWCRAIGWYGMTAIDILEMIPANHPRRRQVITLVQDLVRAFQRYQDAQTGRWFQVVNKGDLPGNWTETSCSCMYTFVTSRAVQRGYVDRTYGSVAARGYRGVLDKISLDEHGMVHLVDTSIGTVIGDLRYYLARDRVTNDLHGLGAFLIMNEQMRGM